The following proteins come from a genomic window of Rhizobium sp. 007:
- a CDS encoding SDR family oxidoreductase, protein MTITLSGKTVLITAAAQGIGRASAIAFQQAGAKVHATDINANALATLAADTGVSTHKLNVLDEGAVKALVAEIGAVDVLFNCAGFVHAGSILEMQDADLEFAFDLNVKAMIRTIRAVLPGMLERKDGSIINMASVASSIKGVPNRFAYGVTKAAVIGLTKSVAADYVAEGVRCNAICPGTVESPSLQDRMRAQGDYDAARAAFISRQPMGRLGTPEEIADLAVYLAGATYTSGQAYAIDGGWTI, encoded by the coding sequence ATGACGATCACTCTTTCCGGCAAGACCGTTCTGATCACAGCGGCAGCGCAAGGCATCGGCCGTGCCAGCGCAATCGCCTTTCAGCAGGCCGGGGCAAAGGTTCACGCGACGGATATCAATGCGAATGCGCTGGCAACGCTTGCCGCCGACACCGGGGTGTCGACGCACAAGCTGAACGTGCTCGACGAAGGGGCGGTGAAGGCATTGGTCGCTGAAATCGGCGCGGTCGACGTGCTCTTCAACTGCGCCGGCTTCGTGCACGCCGGATCCATTTTGGAAATGCAGGATGCCGACCTGGAATTTGCTTTCGACCTCAATGTCAAGGCGATGATCCGCACGATCCGCGCCGTGCTTCCCGGCATGCTGGAGCGGAAGGACGGGTCGATCATCAACATGGCTTCGGTTGCCTCCAGCATCAAGGGTGTGCCGAACCGCTTTGCCTATGGCGTCACAAAAGCGGCGGTGATTGGCCTTACGAAATCCGTTGCCGCCGATTACGTCGCCGAGGGCGTCCGCTGCAATGCCATTTGCCCCGGCACGGTCGAAAGCCCGTCGCTGCAGGATCGCATGCGCGCGCAGGGCGACTATGATGCAGCCCGCGCTGCCTTTATTTCTCGCCAGCCGATGGGCCGTCTCGGCACGCCGGAAGAGATTGCCGACCTTGCCGTCTATCTTGCCGGTGCTACCTATACCAGTGGACAGGCCTACGCGATCGACGGCGGCTGGACGATCTGA
- the cydX gene encoding cytochrome bd-I oxidase subunit CydX, with amino-acid sequence MWYFAWMLGLPLAAAFAVLNAMWYELVDDEAKKKKQ; translated from the coding sequence ATGTGGTACTTCGCATGGATGCTCGGGCTGCCGCTGGCGGCCGCCTTCGCCGTCCTTAACGCCATGTGGTACGAGCTCGTCGACGACGAAGCCAAGAAAAAGAAACAATGA
- a CDS encoding L-fuconate dehydratase: MTGITGLRVFDLRFPTSQSLDGSDAMNPDPDYSAAYVILDTDEPGLSGHGLTFTIGRGNDICCLAIKAMEHLVVGADLSQVLANPGGFWRHLTGDSQLRWIGPEKGAIHLATGAVVNAVWDLLAKQAEKPVWRLVAEMAAEEIADIVDYRYLTDVLTRDEAVTILKHAGAGKAERIATLEKEGYACYTTSAGWLGYDDAKLRRLCQEAIDAGFNHVKMKVGRDLQDDIRRLRIAREVIGPDRYLMIDANQVWEVKQAIDWVKELAFAEPYFIEEPTSPDDVAGHRKIREAIRPVKVATGEMCQNRIMFKQFIAEGAIDIVQIDSCRMGGLNEVLAVLLIAAKYRLPVWPHAGGVGLCEYVQHLSMIDYVAVSGSKDGRVIEYVDHLHEHFLDPCVIKDAAYMPPSKPGFSVEMKAQSITDYTFKG; the protein is encoded by the coding sequence ATGACAGGCATTACCGGCCTTCGTGTCTTTGATCTTCGCTTTCCCACTTCGCAAAGCCTCGACGGCTCCGATGCGATGAATCCGGACCCGGACTATTCGGCGGCCTACGTTATTCTGGATACGGACGAGCCGGGGCTTTCGGGCCACGGGCTCACGTTCACGATCGGCCGCGGCAACGACATCTGCTGCCTGGCAATAAAGGCGATGGAGCATTTGGTTGTCGGCGCAGATCTTAGCCAGGTTCTCGCCAATCCAGGTGGATTCTGGCGGCATCTGACAGGCGACAGCCAGCTTCGCTGGATTGGTCCGGAGAAGGGCGCCATCCATTTGGCGACGGGGGCCGTGGTCAACGCTGTCTGGGATCTTCTCGCGAAGCAGGCGGAAAAGCCTGTGTGGCGGCTGGTCGCGGAGATGGCGGCGGAGGAAATCGCAGACATCGTCGACTACCGCTACCTCACCGACGTGCTGACGCGCGACGAGGCGGTCACGATCCTGAAACATGCCGGGGCGGGGAAGGCCGAGCGGATCGCAACGCTCGAGAAAGAAGGTTACGCCTGCTACACGACCTCTGCCGGCTGGCTCGGATATGATGATGCAAAGCTGCGCCGTCTCTGTCAGGAAGCGATCGACGCAGGTTTCAACCATGTAAAGATGAAGGTCGGCCGCGATCTCCAGGATGATATCCGCCGTCTGCGTATCGCCCGCGAGGTGATTGGCCCGGATCGATACCTGATGATCGATGCCAATCAGGTCTGGGAGGTTAAGCAGGCAATCGACTGGGTGAAGGAACTAGCCTTCGCCGAGCCCTATTTCATCGAGGAGCCGACAAGTCCCGATGACGTGGCCGGACACCGGAAAATTCGTGAGGCCATCCGACCGGTCAAGGTCGCAACCGGCGAGATGTGCCAAAACCGGATCATGTTCAAGCAATTCATCGCCGAAGGCGCGATCGACATCGTGCAGATCGATTCCTGCCGCATGGGCGGCCTGAACGAGGTGCTGGCCGTGCTGCTGATCGCCGCAAAATACCGTCTGCCGGTCTGGCCGCATGCGGGCGGCGTCGGCCTTTGCGAATATGTGCAACATCTGTCAATGATCGACTACGTTGCCGTGTCCGGTAGCAAGGACGGCCGCGTGATCGAGTATGTCGATCATTTGCACGAACACTTCCTCGACCCGTGCGTGATCAAGGACGCGGCCTATATGCCGCCGTCAAAGCCTGGTTTTTCAGTTGAAATGAAGGCGCAGTCGATCACCGACTACACCTTCAAGGGCTGA
- a CDS encoding amidohydrolase family protein produces MRRVDCHMHFWTLAMEPYYSLWMSPDDKVLYRDYGPRDAVPLMEKNNVEGVVVVSAASSVHETGYLLGLADGRDFIKGVVAWLDLLAPTAADDLGNWARFAKLKSIRPYLQDLPEEDWILKKELDPAFRAMLDHGLRFDALIKPRHILNTVRFIERYPDLPVIVDHMAKPEIGSGNFEPWRRDMERFRDLDHVHCKISGIVTEDGPNWTPERLQPYLETVFDIFGPDRLVFGSDWPVVNLVADYSRWIETLDHAMKSLPAADQQKIWASNGERFYGL; encoded by the coding sequence ATGCGGCGCGTAGATTGCCATATGCATTTCTGGACGCTGGCGATGGAGCCTTACTATTCGCTCTGGATGTCGCCGGATGACAAGGTGCTCTATCGTGACTATGGGCCGCGCGATGCCGTTCCGCTGATGGAGAAGAACAATGTCGAGGGCGTCGTTGTCGTTTCGGCTGCGTCTTCCGTTCATGAAACCGGCTATCTTCTCGGCCTTGCCGACGGGCGGGATTTCATCAAGGGCGTTGTTGCCTGGCTTGATCTTCTCGCGCCGACGGCCGCCGACGACCTTGGGAACTGGGCACGCTTTGCGAAGCTGAAGAGCATCCGTCCCTATCTTCAGGATCTGCCTGAAGAGGATTGGATCCTAAAGAAAGAACTCGATCCGGCTTTCCGCGCCATGCTCGACCATGGACTGCGATTTGACGCATTGATCAAGCCGCGGCATATCCTCAACACGGTGAGGTTCATCGAGCGCTATCCCGATCTGCCGGTGATCGTCGATCACATGGCCAAGCCCGAAATCGGAAGCGGCAACTTTGAACCCTGGCGGCGCGACATGGAACGCTTCCGTGATCTCGACCATGTACATTGCAAGATCTCCGGCATCGTGACCGAGGACGGGCCGAATTGGACGCCGGAGCGGCTTCAACCTTATCTCGAGACGGTGTTCGACATTTTCGGACCCGATCGCCTCGTCTTCGGCAGCGACTGGCCTGTCGTCAATCTCGTCGCGGATTACAGCCGCTGGATCGAGACGCTCGACCACGCCATGAAGAGCCTGCCCGCCGCCGACCAGCAAAAGATCTGGGCATCAAACGGTGAGCGATTTTACGGGCTTTGA
- the ppk2 gene encoding polyphosphate kinase 2, whose protein sequence is MNTSKDDLDKPDWLEAELADTLDEDYELELSEPALSEEIRKIYRTSHPPPMPRVDYFRALLALQAELIKLQDWVSYHREKVVVIFEGRDSAGKGGVIKRITQRLNPRVVRVVALPAPSDREKTQWYFQRYVPHLPAGGEIVLFDRSWYNRSGVERVMGFATEDQVEQFFNDVPEFERMLVRSGIRLVKYWFSITDEEQQMRFLMRIHDPLKQWKLSPMDLQSRVRWEAYTKAKEETFARTNIAEAPWYIVEGNDKKRARLNCIDHLLKQIPYEDVPHENITLPERVFNPDYERKVLPPELYVPPKY, encoded by the coding sequence ATGAATACGTCAAAGGATGATCTCGATAAACCAGACTGGCTGGAAGCCGAATTGGCCGATACGCTCGACGAGGACTACGAACTCGAGCTCTCCGAACCGGCGCTGTCAGAAGAAATCCGTAAGATCTATCGCACGTCGCATCCGCCCCCGATGCCGCGTGTCGATTACTTCCGCGCTCTTCTGGCGCTGCAGGCCGAGCTGATCAAATTGCAGGACTGGGTCTCCTATCACAGGGAGAAGGTCGTCGTGATCTTCGAGGGACGCGACTCGGCCGGCAAGGGCGGCGTGATCAAGCGCATCACGCAGCGGCTCAACCCTCGCGTGGTGAGAGTGGTGGCGCTGCCGGCTCCTTCGGACCGAGAGAAAACCCAATGGTATTTCCAGCGTTACGTGCCACATCTGCCGGCCGGTGGCGAGATCGTGCTCTTCGATCGGTCCTGGTATAATCGGTCCGGCGTTGAGCGCGTCATGGGGTTTGCGACCGAAGACCAGGTGGAACAATTCTTCAACGATGTGCCCGAGTTCGAGCGCATGCTGGTGCGCTCCGGCATCCGGCTGGTCAAATACTGGTTCTCGATCACTGACGAGGAACAGCAGATGCGTTTTTTGATGCGCATCCACGATCCTCTGAAGCAGTGGAAGCTGTCGCCGATGGACTTGCAATCGCGCGTGCGCTGGGAAGCCTATACCAAGGCAAAGGAAGAGACCTTCGCCCGCACGAATATCGCTGAGGCGCCCTGGTACATCGTCGAGGGCAACGACAAGAAGCGGGCCCGCCTCAACTGCATCGACCACCTGCTTAAGCAGATTCCTTACGAAGACGTGCCGCATGAGAACATCACGCTCCCAGAGCGCGTGTTTAACCCCGACTACGAACGCAAGGTCCTCCCGCCGGAGCTCTACGTGCCGCCGAAATACTGA
- a CDS encoding YbaK/EbsC family protein, protein MSFESVRAFFSAHAPEIEIIETAESSSTVALAAEAHGVEPGQIAKTICLRVGDETMLVVASGTARLDNRKFKDAFGGKGRMLGPEEVLEVTSHPVGGVCPFGLPAPIPVYCDVSLKRFDEVVPAAGSTHSAVRIATERLAELTRAKWVDVCQ, encoded by the coding sequence ATGAGCTTTGAATCCGTCCGCGCATTTTTCAGCGCACATGCACCTGAGATCGAAATCATCGAAACCGCCGAAAGCTCGTCGACGGTGGCGCTTGCGGCAGAAGCGCACGGAGTCGAGCCGGGGCAGATCGCCAAAACGATCTGCCTCAGGGTCGGCGATGAGACGATGCTCGTTGTCGCAAGCGGCACGGCTCGCCTCGACAACCGGAAATTCAAGGATGCATTCGGCGGCAAGGGCCGCATGCTGGGACCGGAAGAAGTCCTGGAAGTCACCAGCCATCCGGTGGGCGGTGTCTGCCCCTTTGGATTGCCCGCCCCAATTCCAGTCTATTGCGATGTTTCATTGAAGCGTTTCGACGAAGTCGTGCCGGCCGCCGGTTCCACGCATTCGGCGGTCCGTATCGCGACGGAACGGCTGGCCGAACTCACCAGAGCCAAATGGGTCGATGTCTGTCAATAA
- a CDS encoding gamma carbonic anhydrase family protein has product MLIGHQGKRPKIDPAAWVAPDAICGDVTIGPGARILHGARIIGEGGGAIRIGRCCIVMENAVVRGSPRHSCLIGDYCLIGPNAHVTGAELENEVFVATGAAIFHGARVGHGSEVRVHATVHLRTRLDPGTTVPIGWVAVGDPAGILPPDRHDDIWAVQESLNFPDWVYGFDRATPDLMRYVTERLSDTLGAHESDTVLGS; this is encoded by the coding sequence ATGCTCATTGGACACCAGGGCAAGCGTCCTAAGATCGACCCAGCCGCGTGGGTCGCGCCTGATGCAATTTGCGGTGACGTCACCATTGGCCCGGGCGCACGCATATTGCATGGCGCGCGCATCATCGGAGAAGGAGGTGGCGCCATCCGCATCGGCCGCTGCTGCATCGTCATGGAGAACGCCGTTGTGCGCGGCAGCCCCCGACACTCCTGCTTGATCGGTGACTATTGCCTGATCGGTCCGAACGCGCATGTGACCGGCGCAGAGCTCGAGAACGAGGTATTCGTCGCGACCGGGGCTGCGATCTTCCATGGCGCCCGGGTCGGCCACGGCAGCGAGGTACGCGTCCACGCTACGGTGCATTTGCGCACCCGGCTCGATCCTGGGACCACGGTGCCGATCGGATGGGTGGCCGTCGGGGACCCTGCCGGCATCCTGCCGCCCGATCGGCACGATGACATCTGGGCCGTGCAGGAGTCGCTGAATTTCCCCGACTGGGTCTACGGCTTCGATCGCGCCACACCCGATCTTATGCGGTATGTCACCGAACGGCTATCGGACACGCTGGGGGCGCATGAAAGCGACACAGTGCTTGGTTCATAG
- a CDS encoding TerC family protein — MEIFTAAGLTALLQVIAIDLVLAGDNAVVIGLAAAGLPVVQRKKAILVGILAATVLRILFASVTVQLLSIVGLLLAGGLLLLWVCWKMWRELRSQHANGGEIGLEGEASTGPKKTFMQAATQIVVADVSMSLDNVLAVAGAARDHPTVLILGLALSIAMMGVAANIIARLLNRHRWIAYVGLLIILYVSLDMIHRGVLEVWPHL; from the coding sequence ATGGAAATCTTTACTGCTGCGGGCCTGACTGCACTCCTGCAGGTCATCGCGATCGATCTTGTTCTTGCCGGCGACAACGCCGTCGTCATTGGTCTTGCTGCAGCCGGGCTTCCGGTCGTACAGCGCAAGAAGGCCATTCTGGTCGGCATTCTTGCCGCCACCGTTCTGCGCATTCTTTTTGCATCCGTGACAGTTCAGCTCTTGAGCATCGTCGGCTTGCTGCTTGCCGGTGGTCTGCTCCTGCTCTGGGTCTGCTGGAAGATGTGGCGCGAGCTTCGCTCCCAGCACGCAAACGGCGGGGAGATTGGTCTGGAAGGCGAAGCGTCCACCGGACCTAAGAAGACCTTCATGCAAGCTGCAACCCAGATCGTCGTCGCCGACGTGTCGATGTCGCTCGACAACGTGCTGGCCGTTGCCGGTGCCGCACGCGACCACCCGACCGTGCTTATCCTGGGCCTTGCGCTTTCGATCGCTATGATGGGTGTCGCGGCGAACATCATCGCCCGCCTGCTCAACCGCCATCGCTGGATCGCCTATGTCGGCCTGCTGATCATCCTTTATGTCTCCCTCGACATGATTCATCGCGGCGTCCTGGAAGTGTGGCCACATCTCTAG
- a CDS encoding substrate-binding domain-containing protein, which yields MVVELLIDNRVLSLSRREADIALRPVRPREGDLWGRKLADVGWTLYASPAVLDAIGGPLTRGEDVVGRPLIGWEEHIAGIAAADWLASYAPGIAFVYRTSSLVNQLVAAKAGIGVALLPCYLGDGHHALVRALADPIPELAGELWIVTHADLKGTARVRAFFDVVGEGLVGERAVFEGKPT from the coding sequence ATTGTCGTCGAGCTCTTGATCGATAATCGCGTGCTGAGCCTGTCTCGCCGCGAGGCTGATATCGCGCTCCGTCCGGTCCGCCCGAGGGAGGGTGATCTTTGGGGGCGTAAACTCGCGGACGTCGGCTGGACGCTCTACGCATCGCCAGCGGTTCTCGACGCTATCGGCGGACCGTTAACACGCGGTGAGGATGTGGTCGGGCGTCCGCTGATCGGATGGGAAGAACATATCGCCGGGATCGCGGCCGCTGACTGGCTCGCCAGTTACGCGCCGGGCATCGCCTTCGTCTACCGAACGAGCAGTCTGGTCAATCAGTTGGTCGCTGCCAAAGCCGGGATAGGCGTTGCACTGCTTCCCTGCTATCTCGGCGACGGTCATCACGCGCTGGTGCGCGCACTTGCTGATCCTATCCCGGAATTAGCAGGCGAGCTCTGGATCGTGACCCATGCCGACCTGAAAGGGACTGCTCGCGTGCGCGCGTTCTTCGATGTTGTTGGCGAGGGCCTTGTCGGCGAGCGCGCGGTGTTTGAAGGCAAACCGACATAA
- a CDS encoding TIGR01458 family HAD-type hydrolase, with protein MISGVLLDLAGVIYDGEEVIPGATDAVARLREAGLLIRFVSNTTRSNKQALLQRLAGLGLYATSDELFTPAQAAREWLDKHDRSPYLLVHPDLALDFHDLAGGPQKALVVGDAGEAFDYQTLNAAFRELVTGAEFLGLAPNRTFQDVDGKLSLDAGAFIAALEFASQRRATILGKPSPEFFLSALASMNCPKAKAVMVGDDAETDVAGALQAGLSKAVLVRTGKYRRGDDTRFKPSPTATVDDISAAADWILAARNI; from the coding sequence ATGATCAGCGGAGTACTTCTGGATCTCGCTGGCGTTATCTATGACGGCGAGGAAGTCATACCGGGCGCTACCGATGCTGTTGCGCGCTTGCGCGAAGCCGGCCTACTCATCCGGTTCGTGAGCAATACGACACGCTCGAACAAGCAGGCGCTCTTGCAGCGACTTGCAGGACTTGGACTTTACGCCACAAGCGATGAGCTCTTTACTCCGGCGCAAGCCGCGCGGGAGTGGCTCGATAAGCACGATCGATCGCCATACCTGTTGGTTCATCCCGATCTCGCGCTGGATTTCCACGACCTGGCAGGAGGGCCACAGAAGGCTCTTGTTGTCGGCGACGCCGGCGAGGCTTTCGATTACCAGACCCTGAATGCCGCATTTCGCGAGCTGGTCACAGGCGCGGAATTCCTAGGGCTCGCGCCAAACCGGACGTTCCAGGATGTTGACGGCAAACTCAGTCTCGACGCGGGCGCGTTCATCGCGGCGCTGGAGTTCGCAAGTCAGAGGCGTGCCACTATCCTGGGAAAGCCGTCACCCGAATTCTTCCTGTCCGCGCTCGCCAGCATGAATTGTCCGAAAGCAAAGGCCGTCATGGTGGGCGACGACGCGGAAACGGACGTCGCGGGTGCCTTGCAGGCCGGACTTTCCAAAGCAGTGCTCGTCCGCACAGGCAAGTATCGTCGCGGGGACGACACACGATTTAAGCCTTCGCCAACTGCAACGGTCGACGATATCTCTGCTGCGGCAGACTGGATCCTCGCGGCACGCAACATTTAA
- the cydB gene encoding cytochrome d ubiquinol oxidase subunit II yields the protein MILHELIDYETLRVIWWLLLGVLLIGFAATDGFDLGVGTLLPFVAKTDTERRIAINTIGPVWEGNQVWLILAGGSIFAAWPPLYAVSFSGFYLAMFAILLALILRPVGFKYRSKRDSARWRNNWDWALFIGGFVPSLIFGVAVGNVLQGVPFRFADDMRIFYEGSFFGLLNPYALLCGLLSVAMLVLHGASWLVLKASGPVAERARNYGSIAALCVIVLFALGGLFLALGIDGYRITSTISPAGPSNPLLKTAQHDGSWLANYSTYPWLLIAPVLGLLGAALSFAAMRARREVSTLLFSKLSIFGIIATVGVSMFPFILPSSLDPRSSLTVWDASSSHMTLFIMLVVSLIFLPIVAAYTAWVYKVLWGKVDEKSVTDKSGHAY from the coding sequence ATGATCCTTCATGAACTCATCGACTACGAAACCCTACGCGTCATCTGGTGGCTGCTGCTCGGCGTATTGCTGATCGGCTTTGCGGCAACCGACGGCTTCGATCTGGGTGTCGGCACGCTGTTGCCCTTCGTCGCGAAGACCGACACGGAACGCCGTATCGCAATCAACACGATCGGCCCGGTCTGGGAAGGCAATCAGGTCTGGCTGATCCTTGCGGGCGGCTCCATCTTCGCCGCGTGGCCGCCGCTCTATGCCGTTTCCTTCTCGGGCTTTTATCTCGCCATGTTTGCGATCCTCCTTGCGCTCATCTTGCGCCCGGTCGGCTTCAAGTACCGTTCGAAGCGTGATAGTGCGCGCTGGCGCAACAACTGGGACTGGGCGCTGTTCATCGGCGGCTTCGTACCGTCGCTGATCTTCGGCGTTGCCGTCGGCAATGTACTGCAGGGAGTGCCTTTCCGTTTTGCCGACGACATGCGCATTTTTTACGAAGGCTCATTCTTCGGCCTTCTCAATCCATATGCGCTGCTTTGCGGCCTGCTCTCGGTTGCCATGCTCGTGCTGCACGGCGCATCCTGGCTGGTGCTGAAGGCGAGCGGTCCCGTTGCCGAGCGCGCCAGAAACTATGGAAGTATCGCTGCCCTTTGCGTTATCGTACTCTTTGCCCTCGGCGGCCTTTTCCTGGCGCTCGGCATCGATGGCTATCGCATCACCAGCACCATCAGCCCGGCCGGTCCGTCAAATCCGCTCTTGAAAACGGCGCAGCATGATGGTTCGTGGCTTGCGAACTACAGCACCTATCCGTGGCTGCTGATTGCTCCGGTACTCGGCTTGCTGGGTGCGGCACTTTCGTTTGCGGCAATGCGGGCGAGGCGCGAGGTCTCGACCCTGCTCTTCAGCAAGCTCTCGATCTTCGGCATCATCGCAACGGTCGGCGTCTCGATGTTTCCCTTCATTCTGCCCTCCTCGCTCGATCCGCGATCAAGCCTGACGGTCTGGGATGCTTCCTCGAGCCATATGACGCTTTTCATCATGCTCGTCGTTTCGCTGATCTTTCTGCCGATTGTCGCCGCTTACACTGCCTGGGTCTACAAAGTGCTGTGGGGCAAAGTCGACGAAAAGTCGGTTACCGACAAAAGCGGACACGCCTACTGA
- a CDS encoding Tim44 domain-containing protein, whose product MQSAVSRFAKIAAIAVLTSATVFAAYSDAEARRAGGFGGFGSRGTRTFQAPPVTRTAPAPAAPMERSMTPRPQTPAAAQQPANAQRSGGLFGGFGRSMIGGLIAGGLLGMLLGHGFGGGFGFLGMLLQIALIFGAVMLAMRFFANRRQPSYGAAGGRSASSYSNMSSNSNSSFNIPAMGSGAAGYQQQQQRNDRPSDEIGLAQADLDQFEELLTKVQTAYGAEDYNTLRKLTTPEAMSYLAEELGENATNGVRNRVSDVKLLQGDIAEAWREDGQDYATLAMRYSSIDAMVDRDSGRVVSGDDRHPGESTEIWTFVRRTGSDWKLAAIQSTEQRAA is encoded by the coding sequence ATGCAGAGTGCCGTTTCGCGTTTTGCCAAGATTGCGGCGATAGCCGTTCTGACGAGCGCTACCGTTTTTGCTGCCTATAGCGATGCCGAGGCGCGCCGCGCCGGAGGTTTTGGCGGGTTCGGCAGCCGCGGAACGCGCACCTTCCAGGCGCCCCCGGTCACACGCACGGCGCCTGCTCCGGCCGCGCCGATGGAACGTTCGATGACGCCGCGCCCACAGACCCCCGCTGCCGCCCAACAGCCTGCTAACGCGCAGCGTTCCGGCGGTCTCTTCGGGGGGTTTGGTCGTTCGATGATAGGCGGCCTGATAGCCGGCGGCCTGCTCGGCATGCTCCTCGGCCACGGTTTCGGTGGCGGCTTCGGGTTCCTCGGCATGCTGCTGCAGATTGCCCTGATCTTCGGCGCAGTCATGCTTGCCATGCGCTTCTTTGCCAATCGACGCCAGCCGTCCTACGGTGCGGCAGGCGGCCGGAGTGCCTCGTCCTACAGCAATATGTCGTCTAACAGCAATTCGTCGTTTAACATTCCGGCGATGGGCTCAGGTGCTGCAGGCTATCAACAGCAGCAACAGCGCAACGACAGACCAAGCGACGAAATCGGCTTGGCGCAGGCCGATCTGGATCAGTTCGAGGAGCTGCTGACCAAGGTGCAGACCGCCTACGGCGCCGAGGACTATAATACGTTGCGCAAGCTGACAACGCCCGAAGCCATGTCCTATCTTGCCGAAGAACTCGGCGAAAATGCCACCAACGGCGTGCGCAACCGCGTCTCGGACGTCAAGCTGCTGCAGGGTGACATTGCCGAAGCCTGGCGCGAGGACGGTCAGGATTATGCAACGCTTGCAATGCGCTATTCGTCGATCGACGCAATGGTCGATCGTGACAGCGGCCGCGTCGTTTCCGGTGACGATCGCCACCCCGGCGAAAGCACCGAAATCTGGACCTTTGTACGCAGGACCGGCAGCGACTGGAAGCTAGCCGCCATTCAGAGCACAGAGCAGCGCGCTGCCTGA
- a CDS encoding LacI family DNA-binding transcriptional regulator, with protein sequence MKNAMRKKATIYDLSVLSGSSPSTVSAVLNGTWRKRRIKEATAALIRELAEKYQYTANRQAQGLRSSRSGLVGLLLPVHDNRYFSSMAQTFEAHVRSKGQCPIVVSASRDPQEERETAATLISYSIDELFICGATDPDGVHEVCEKAGLKHINIDLPGSKVPSVISDNYEGARMLTEAIIRQFPADKPLAPEELYLFGGRNDHASHERIRGFRAVKRDLLAGDPDICIQTTGYSPNNTRLAFEAFYEREGRLPRALFVNSSINFEGFLRFMAGHPHETFSDMVVGCYDYDPFASFLPFPVIMIRQDIESMLAKAFEVMEEPRPAPTVHMIRPELIKPRTALAGPLDALKDID encoded by the coding sequence ATGAAGAACGCCATGAGGAAGAAGGCGACGATCTACGATCTGTCGGTGCTGTCGGGCAGCTCGCCCTCGACAGTCAGCGCCGTGCTGAACGGCACTTGGCGCAAGCGCCGCATCAAGGAAGCGACCGCCGCACTGATCCGTGAGCTTGCAGAGAAGTACCAGTATACTGCAAACCGCCAGGCCCAGGGACTACGCAGTTCCCGGTCCGGCCTGGTGGGTCTGCTGCTGCCGGTCCACGACAACCGCTACTTCTCTTCTATGGCCCAGACTTTTGAGGCGCACGTGCGCAGCAAGGGCCAGTGCCCCATCGTCGTCAGCGCCAGCCGCGATCCCCAGGAAGAGCGCGAAACGGCAGCGACGCTCATTTCCTATTCGATCGATGAGCTCTTCATCTGCGGCGCGACCGATCCAGACGGCGTACACGAGGTCTGCGAAAAAGCAGGGCTGAAGCACATCAACATCGATCTTCCAGGCAGCAAGGTTCCCTCCGTCATCAGCGATAACTACGAGGGCGCGCGGATGCTGACAGAAGCGATCATCCGCCAATTTCCGGCCGATAAGCCCCTTGCACCCGAAGAGCTCTACCTCTTCGGCGGCCGCAACGACCATGCGAGCCACGAGCGCATCCGCGGCTTTCGCGCCGTCAAACGCGACCTGCTCGCAGGCGACCCCGACATTTGCATTCAAACGACGGGCTATTCGCCAAACAACACGCGCCTTGCCTTCGAAGCGTTCTACGAACGGGAAGGCCGGCTGCCGCGCGCTCTCTTCGTTAATTCGTCCATCAACTTCGAAGGTTTCCTCCGTTTCATGGCTGGTCATCCGCACGAGACCTTCTCCGACATGGTGGTCGGCTGCTACGACTACGATCCCTTCGCCTCTTTCCTGCCCTTTCCCGTGATCATGATAAGGCAGGATATCGAGAGCATGCTGGCAAAGGCGTTCGAGGTCATGGAAGAGCCGCGTCCTGCGCCAACCGTTCACATGATCCGGCCGGAACTCATCAAACCCCGCACGGCGCTGGCCGGCCCTCTCGACGCATTGAAGGACATCGACTGA
- a CDS encoding DUF6665 family protein translates to MSFRPPRSFSDRPNSAFSPLSPLEYELASERADALGRQGRKVEAALAKLAASTKSDNRTADREGLLNDAAEAVWALFIQREICGLRNNWDLVTRYGIPGEVLARVGAIRR, encoded by the coding sequence GTGAGCTTCAGACCACCACGATCGTTCTCGGATCGGCCGAATTCCGCATTCAGCCCTTTGAGCCCTTTGGAATACGAACTTGCCTCGGAGCGGGCCGATGCACTTGGTCGCCAAGGCCGTAAAGTCGAGGCGGCACTTGCAAAACTTGCCGCCTCGACAAAGAGCGATAATCGCACAGCTGATCGAGAAGGCCTCCTGAATGACGCCGCGGAGGCTGTCTGGGCATTGTTCATTCAGCGGGAGATCTGCGGACTCCGCAACAACTGGGACCTCGTCACACGGTATGGGATTCCCGGCGAAGTGCTTGCGAGGGTCGGGGCCATACGGCGATGA